In Microbacterium sp. zg-Y818, the genomic window ACCTCGTCCACCGGCAGCTTCCGCTCATCGAGCAGGAAGCGGGTCGCGGCATCCAGCTGCACCGTCAGCTCGCCCGTCGGGACGCCCCCGATGCAGAAGTAGGGGTGCGTGCCCAGTGCGACCGGCGCGGGCATGTCTCCCAGGTTCAGGACGCGGTGGGTGACCGCGAGGGCGCCGTCGGTCACGGTGTACGTCACCTCGGTGGCGAGGTAGAACGGGTAGCCGGTCTGCGGGTACACATCGGCCGTCAGCGTGACGGTGTGCTCGGTGTACACCGCCGGCCGGTAGCCGACGAAGCGCAGCAGGCCGTGTGAGGCGTTGCCGGTCTGCGGCTCGGTGATCGCCAGCTGTCGTGTCACTCCGTCGCGCGTCCACTTTCCGTCGCGCACGCGGTTGGGCCACGGCACCAAGACGATGCCCGCCGCTGCGGGAGTCGGCGAACGGTCGGGGTACCGTGGCACGTAGTCGAACCCATCGACGGAGAAGGCCCGTAAAGCGCCGCCGACCTGCGATATCTCCGCCGTGGTGTTGCCGTGCTGCACCGTGAACCGGCGGCCGGTCGGGTCGTAGGGGAAGTGGGTGGTCATCCCGTCATGGTAGGCCGCTGGGCACTTTCACAGGTGGCACACATATACTCGTTTGGTCGGCTTCGGACACTGCGCGTGGTGCGCGTGGATGGGTTTGTGAGTCCAAGGGGCCGATGGTGGGCGTCGATCGACGTGCATGACCACTATCGATAATGGCCCCGGCCGACGGATGTCCGGGTTATACCTGCGTGCCAGCGGGTGCTGTTCTCGTGTGAAAGAGAACCCAGAAGGACATATCCATGCCCAAAAGCAAGAAGCCCGCAGGCGGCCGTCCGGCCAAGAACTTCGAGCCCCGCTACGGCGCGAAGACCAGCTTCCAGGACCGCAAGCGCCGTCCCGGTGAGGCATCGACCGGCACCGCCGGTTCCAAGAGCCCCAGCCACCGCGGCTACCGCGCCCCGGAGCAGACGACGGATGCCGCGCCCAAGCGCCGCTGGTCGGCGCAGGAGAAGGTCGGCCGCGACGAGGCCCGCACAATCCGCGCCCACGCTCAGGGCGATGACCGCGGCGCCCGCCGCTTCGACGACCGTCCCCGCCGTGACGCGGCCGACCGTCCCGCCCGCTCGTACGACGACCGTCCGGCGCGTTCGTTCGACCGCCCGCAGCGTGATGACCGCCCGGCTCGCTCGTTCGACGACCGTCCCCGCCGCGATGCCGGGGACCGTCCGGCCCGTTCCCACGACGACCGTCCGGCCCGCTCGTACGGTGACCGCCCGCAGCGTGATGACCGTCCGGCCCGTTCGTTCAGCGACCGCCCGGCTCGCTCGTACGACGACCGTCCCCGCCGTGACGCGGGTGACCGCCCGGCTCGTCCGTTCGGTGACCGCCCGCAGCGCGATGACCGTCCGGCCCGTTCGTTCAGCGACCGCCCGGCGCGTTCGTTCGACCGCCCGCAGCGTGATGACCGTCCGGCCCGTTCGTTCGGCGACCGCCCGGCTCGTTCGTACGACGACCGTCCCCGCCGCGACGCGGGTGACCGTCCGGCCCGTTCGTTCAGCGACCGCCCGGCTCGTTCGTACGACGACCGTCCCCGCCGCGACGCGGGTGACCGTCCCGCTCGTTCGTTCAGCGACCGCCCGGCGCGTTCGTTCGACGACCGTCCCCGCCGCGATTCGGGTGACCGTCCGGCACGCTCGGACTGGAACGCCGAGTCCAAGACGAAGGCCCAGCAGGACCACGTCGACGTCGTGCACGAGCGTCTGCAGGCCGAGGCCGTGCAGGCCGTCGAGGTCGCAGATGTGAGCTTCTCGAGCCTTGGCCTGGGCGACAACATCGTCCGCGTGCTCAAGGACCTCGGCGCGCCGAGCCCCTTCCCGATCCAGGCGGCCACGATCGCCCCGATCCTCGAGGGCAAGGACGTGCTGGCCCGCGGCCGCACCGGCTCCGGCAAGACCATCGCCTTCGGCGCGCCCCTCGTGGAGTCGCTGCTGCGTTCGCAGGACGGCAAGCGTCGTGAGTTCGGCCGCAAGCCGAAGGCGCTCGTCCTCGCTCCGACGCGCGAGCTCGCGCTGCAGATCGACCGCACCATCCAGCCGATCGCCCGCAGCGTCGGCATCTTCACCACCCAGATCTACGGCGGCGTGCCCCAGGCGCGTCAGGTCGGTGCGCTGAAGAAGGGCGTCGACATCATCATCGGCACCCCGGGTCGCATCGAAGACCTCATTGCACAGGGCAAGCTCGACCTCTCCGAGGTTCAGATCGTCGTGCTGGACGAGGCCGACCACATGTCGGAGCTCGGATTCCTCGAGCCCATGCAGCGGATCCTCCGCCTCGTCGCCGACGGCGCGCAGAAGCTGCTGTTCTCGGCCACGCTCGACCGCGAGGTTGCGGCACTGGTCGACGAGTTCCTCGTCGAGCCGGCCGTCTACGAGGTCGCCGGCGAGGACCAGGACTCCAGCACGATCAACCACCGCGTGCTCGTGATCGACCACCGCGACAAGGCCGAGATCCTGTCGTCGCTGGTGGACCGCGAAGGCAAGACGCTCGTCTTCGCCCGCACCCGCGCGTACGCCGAGATGCTCGCCGAGCAGTTCGACGACCAGGGCATCCCCGCGGTCGCCCTGCACGGTGACCTGAACCAGGCCAAGCGCACGCGCAACCTGCAGCGTCTCACCGACGGGCGCGTCAGTGTGCTCGTCGCGACGGACGTCGCTGCGCGCGGCATCCACGTCGACGACATCGACCTGGTGATCCAGGCCGACGCACCCGACGAGTACAAGACGTACCTGCACCGCTCCGGCCGTACCGGCCGCGCGGGTCGCGCGGGCACCGTCGTCACCCTCATCCCGCGTCAGCGCCGTCGGCGCATGACCGAGATGCTGGACCGCGCCGAGATCGAGGCTCCCTTCGACGAGGTGCGCGTGGGCGACGACCTGCTCGAAGAGCTGTCGGGCCGCCAGCTGGCGGACGTCGTCGCGTAACAGCGACACCTGAACGCAGCGCCTCGGATCTTTCGCGATCCGGGGCGCTGCCTCGTCTCCGCTGCAGGCGATCTGCGCGGTGCAGGAGATTCCGGCGGTGTTCGTCCTGCGCCGGTGACTTCTCCTGCACCGGCGACGGGAGCTGGCGGCATCCGCTTCCGCATCCCGCTGGCGTGGCCGGTATGAGGCGCGCCGGGCGGCCCCCGTGCGGCGTCTGTCGTCAGAAGAGCATGGGTGCGGCAGCCGCCGCCGTCACCGCCGCCTTGCCCCGCGAGGTTGTCACGACGGGGCCGGGCCGCGGCGGCCGGCGCGGTTCGTCGTCCTCCTCTGCGCCGTTCAGCCGGTGCAGCCGCAACAGGGGGCGCACGCGCCGGGCGAGCCAGGTGCGATAGGCCTTCGGTGCCATGACGGATGCCCCGGGGTAGAGGCCGTGGTAGGACGACACCAACTCGGGGTGCTCGCGGGCGAGCCACTGCAGGAACCAGGGCTTCACGCCCGGGCGCAGGTGCATCGCCCCCCAGACCACGCGTCCGGCTCCCGCCTCCGCGATGCGCCGCAGCGCGTCGTCGAGGACGGCGACCGAGTCGGTCAGGTGCGGCACGATCGGCATGAGGAACACCGTCACCCGAAAGCCCGCCTCGCGCGCAGCGCGCACGGTCTCCAGTCGAGCCTGGAACGACGGCGCCCCCGGCTCGATGGCCGCACGCAGCGATTCGTCGGCCACCGCGATCGACATCGCCAGCGACACCGGAACGTGCGCTGCCGCCTCTCGCAGCAGGGGGAGATCGCGGCGGATCAGCGTGCCCTTGGTCAGCACCGAGAACGGCGTGCCCGACTCGGTCAGCGCGCCGATGACGCCGGGCATGAGAGCGTACCGCCCCTCGGCTCGCTGATAGGGGTCGGTGTTGGTGCCGAGGGCCACCGTCTCGCGCGTCCAGGACCCGCGCCGCACCTCGCGCGCGAGCACGTCGGCCACGTTGATCTTGACGACGATCTGCGAGTCGAAGTCGCTCCCGGCATCCATGTCGAGGTACTCGTGCGTGCCGCGGGCGAAGCAATACACGCATGCGTGGCTGCAGCCGCGGTAGGGGTTGACGGTCCAGTCGAAGGGCATCGCCGAGACCGCCGGCACGCGGTTCAGAGCGCTC contains:
- a CDS encoding DEAD/DEAH box helicase, giving the protein MPKSKKPAGGRPAKNFEPRYGAKTSFQDRKRRPGEASTGTAGSKSPSHRGYRAPEQTTDAAPKRRWSAQEKVGRDEARTIRAHAQGDDRGARRFDDRPRRDAADRPARSYDDRPARSFDRPQRDDRPARSFDDRPRRDAGDRPARSHDDRPARSYGDRPQRDDRPARSFSDRPARSYDDRPRRDAGDRPARPFGDRPQRDDRPARSFSDRPARSFDRPQRDDRPARSFGDRPARSYDDRPRRDAGDRPARSFSDRPARSYDDRPRRDAGDRPARSFSDRPARSFDDRPRRDSGDRPARSDWNAESKTKAQQDHVDVVHERLQAEAVQAVEVADVSFSSLGLGDNIVRVLKDLGAPSPFPIQAATIAPILEGKDVLARGRTGSGKTIAFGAPLVESLLRSQDGKRREFGRKPKALVLAPTRELALQIDRTIQPIARSVGIFTTQIYGGVPQARQVGALKKGVDIIIGTPGRIEDLIAQGKLDLSEVQIVVLDEADHMSELGFLEPMQRILRLVADGAQKLLFSATLDREVAALVDEFLVEPAVYEVAGEDQDSSTINHRVLVIDHRDKAEILSSLVDREGKTLVFARTRAYAEMLAEQFDDQGIPAVALHGDLNQAKRTRNLQRLTDGRVSVLVATDVAARGIHVDDIDLVIQADAPDEYKTYLHRSGRTGRAGRAGTVVTLIPRQRRRRMTEMLDRAEIEAPFDEVRVGDDLLEELSGRQLADVVA
- a CDS encoding aldose 1-epimerase family protein yields the protein MTTHFPYDPTGRRFTVQHGNTTAEISQVGGALRAFSVDGFDYVPRYPDRSPTPAAAGIVLVPWPNRVRDGKWTRDGVTRQLAITEPQTGNASHGLLRFVGYRPAVYTEHTVTLTADVYPQTGYPFYLATEVTYTVTDGALAVTHRVLNLGDMPAPVALGTHPYFCIGGVPTGELTVQLDAATRFLLDERKLPVDEVPVDDATDLRTPRPVGELDLDTAYGTVARDGAGNAHAVLTAPDGRSLDLWAGPGFDYLQVFTTDRFPGQDVAIAIEPMTAPPDALNSGTGIRMLEPGEEWLLHWGVITRAD
- a CDS encoding Rv2578c family radical SAM protein, with amino-acid sequence MRWQGQELGVVDADALPGMERIDGLVRSVTTPEFAGMTFHEVQCKSALNRVPAVSAMPFDWTVNPYRGCSHACVYCFARGTHEYLDMDAGSDFDSQIVVKINVADVLAREVRRGSWTRETVALGTNTDPYQRAEGRYALMPGVIGALTESGTPFSVLTKGTLIRRDLPLLREAAAHVPVSLAMSIAVADESLRAAIEPGAPSFQARLETVRAAREAGFRVTVFLMPIVPHLTDSVAVLDDALRRIAEAGAGRVVWGAMHLRPGVKPWFLQWLAREHPELVSSYHGLYPGASVMAPKAYRTWLARRVRPLLRLHRLNGAEEDDEPRRPPRPGPVVTTSRGKAAVTAAAAAPMLF